A DNA window from Paenibacillus sp. HWE-109 contains the following coding sequences:
- a CDS encoding stalk domain-containing protein, with protein sequence MRFQRRKLWVLILMFVIGAGSLGLLPKSAFAELFTSTDKLTEYTLPVSEAKITGNQMVYLDRDDIGWWQVFSRNLETGELKQLTDTKTNKEYLSAGGDYAVYLEDQLHVVLVNLLTSEVTETTIPPYPYNPIETDGRYVVVYKTLEGKISVYDLETKIIKEIGKGSNALIENGVIVYISDTGSIERYNATDGLSRTLYKPYEPTKGYQRGNFAFDGKNVIWIHSFGSYQAWILNVEESDTIQVLSSFTNLRSFSSQVFLGKGIAAWPEFKNGANHIVAADLASRQTGIVGDDEQLIGIYNDQLVLRMMDKTIQLRQLQKTGEGQMAYTLVVSAVPYIDRAPASADEFIGKLGYMKKLSTPDNSVTVYSPKDPDSDFYGSVGIVYKDDNDLSLTKALKSGQKMVSHPWKVSYQSWEDVLKLSMTYMKDRVPAGGQNKLGIYRLDSGEWTYMGGLFEENNTRLFTDISQRGVYAVLYFDVPNTFVRDYWMQKRIEQLNANKPIRVFLDGEEVVFHQPPVLKEGSTMVEFRPIFEKLGLDIEWNDSKQSVTGTSQGKSLSLILGEEEAKVNGSTNLLPTAPFLNQGYTFVPLRFIGEATGRKVLWDPNLKAVYIYDPSTEGKLYDDNGTLMYEGQLKDGRMNGKGKLYRDNGSVWYDAVFNNNEVVGPGVIYFSGNQNGRDRTGEIAIAQKFENSLQTGYVTYIDDSSFVAYEGETKLGVFHGKGKFYIVDKLVYEGEFKDNLYDGYGKYFINGDLQNEGNWVKNQLNGYWKTYRRSEDKVILFQEGQHVNGVLHGKGIQYYYPSGVKNFEGDFVEGKMGNGTYYDKDGNIVVPLNK encoded by the coding sequence ATGAGGTTTCAAAGAAGGAAATTATGGGTACTCATTCTGATGTTTGTTATTGGTGCAGGATCGTTAGGTTTGCTGCCAAAAAGCGCCTTCGCGGAGTTGTTCACCTCAACAGATAAGCTAACGGAGTACACGTTACCTGTGTCTGAAGCGAAAATAACAGGCAATCAGATGGTGTACTTAGACCGAGATGATATTGGTTGGTGGCAGGTGTTCAGCCGCAACTTAGAAACCGGAGAGCTAAAGCAACTTACTGACACCAAGACAAATAAGGAATACTTATCTGCAGGAGGAGACTATGCCGTCTATTTGGAGGATCAACTGCATGTTGTGCTGGTAAATCTTCTAACCAGTGAAGTAACCGAGACTACTATTCCACCGTATCCGTATAATCCGATTGAAACTGATGGGAGATATGTTGTTGTCTACAAAACACTTGAAGGTAAGATCAGTGTCTATGACCTTGAAACTAAAATAATCAAAGAAATCGGAAAAGGCTCAAACGCTTTAATCGAAAATGGTGTTATCGTCTATATTAGCGATACAGGTAGCATAGAACGCTACAATGCAACGGATGGATTGTCCAGAACATTGTACAAGCCATACGAGCCAACTAAAGGTTATCAGCGTGGTAATTTTGCATTCGATGGCAAGAACGTCATATGGATTCATTCTTTCGGATCCTATCAGGCGTGGATACTGAATGTAGAGGAGAGCGACACCATTCAGGTGCTGAGTAGTTTCACGAATCTTCGAAGTTTTTCCTCCCAAGTTTTTTTGGGGAAAGGCATAGCCGCATGGCCGGAGTTCAAAAATGGAGCTAACCATATTGTTGCTGCCGATCTTGCTTCTAGACAAACGGGTATTGTTGGAGACGACGAACAACTCATTGGCATCTACAATGATCAACTTGTACTGAGAATGATGGATAAAACCATCCAACTCCGCCAGCTCCAAAAGACAGGTGAAGGTCAGATGGCTTACACGCTCGTCGTTTCCGCTGTACCTTATATCGACAGAGCCCCTGCTTCTGCCGATGAATTTATCGGGAAATTGGGTTATATGAAAAAACTGTCTACGCCAGACAATAGCGTGACCGTTTACTCACCGAAAGACCCAGACTCTGATTTTTATGGAAGTGTCGGTATTGTCTACAAGGATGATAACGATTTATCGCTTACCAAAGCGCTTAAATCTGGCCAAAAAATGGTCAGCCATCCATGGAAAGTATCCTATCAGTCATGGGAAGACGTTTTGAAGCTCTCGATGACCTATATGAAGGATAGAGTTCCAGCGGGAGGACAGAACAAACTTGGAATTTATCGACTTGATTCCGGGGAGTGGACTTACATGGGCGGACTGTTCGAGGAGAATAACACACGGTTATTTACGGACATTTCTCAAAGAGGTGTTTATGCTGTGCTATACTTCGATGTTCCGAATACGTTCGTTCGTGATTATTGGATGCAGAAACGAATCGAACAATTGAATGCAAATAAACCGATTCGTGTTTTCTTAGACGGAGAAGAAGTAGTCTTCCATCAGCCCCCCGTATTGAAGGAGGGGTCAACGATGGTTGAATTTAGACCTATTTTCGAAAAGCTGGGTTTGGACATTGAATGGAATGACTCGAAACAAAGCGTAACTGGAACGAGCCAGGGTAAGTCGCTATCCCTCATACTAGGGGAGGAAGAAGCTAAGGTGAATGGCAGTACTAACTTGTTGCCAACTGCTCCATTTCTAAACCAAGGCTATACGTTCGTCCCGCTGCGCTTTATTGGCGAAGCAACAGGACGCAAGGTATTGTGGGATCCTAATCTGAAAGCCGTCTATATCTACGACCCGTCAACCGAAGGAAAGTTGTATGATGACAATGGTACGCTTATGTATGAAGGTCAACTCAAGGATGGCCGGATGAATGGTAAGGGAAAACTATATCGCGATAATGGTTCGGTATGGTATGATGCTGTGTTCAATAATAATGAAGTCGTCGGACCTGGCGTCATCTATTTTTCAGGTAACCAAAATGGTCGTGACCGAACGGGTGAAATCGCGATTGCGCAGAAGTTCGAGAACAGCCTCCAGACGGGTTATGTTACCTATATTGACGATAGTTCCTTCGTAGCTTATGAGGGTGAAACTAAATTGGGGGTTTTTCACGGGAAAGGCAAGTTTTACATCGTAGATAAGCTTGTCTACGAAGGCGAGTTTAAAGATAATCTTTATGATGGCTATGGCAAATATTTTATCAATGGAGACCTTCAAAACGAAGGGAATTGGGTCAAGAATCAACTTAACGGGTACTGGAAAACTTATAGAAGATCGGAAGACAAGGTTATTCTCTTTCAAGAGGGACAACATGTTAACGGAGTGCTGCATGGGAAGGGGATACAATATTATTACCCATCCGGTGTGAAAAATTTCGAAGGGGATTTCGTAGAAGGAAAGATGGGCAATGGCACTTACTATGATAAGGATGGTAATATAGTTGTTCCACTTAACAAATGA
- a CDS encoding AMP-binding protein, producing the protein MKLLLPLLRPALMASFRVKVKGLAHLTITEKTVLIPNHVSLLDAVLLAFILPSEVAFVVNTKIAQRFAWLLLFRAHIAVDPLNPYSVRTMLKTVQSGTPLVIFPEGRITTTGGMMKVYGGIGYIALRSQARMLPIAINGLEHSKLSYLRGKLKQIWFPAVSITFGEAFQVPVREELSRRIQKEQATETIRAHMQNHLLASRMKPELNLFNELLIAAKKHGSTTVIIEDIVGNATLTYRKLLLTTYTMAGRLKALLQAQKRVAVLLPNAAANVVTLFSLFRLGVTPAILNYSAGKQAMLDACETASVKTIITSRAFIEKANLSDFIQSASEIFTIIYLEDVKQSIAFSHKWAGVLDYMRKAKGPVGAEWNEVVLFTSGSESKPKGVVLTHRNIYANIQQAKVVIAFNAADIVLGAMPMFHSFGLTAGTMLPILSGMKVVLYPNPLHYKVIPELVYDRNITILFGTSTFLSAYARTAHPYDFTHSLKYVVAGAEKLKDEVRQMWADKFGIRVLEGYGTTETAPVISLNTPMNAKKGTVGRLLPGMQYRLEKVEGISLGGNLLVKGPNVMKGYLIHGQGFVPCPEWYSCGDVVHLDEMGYLTIQARVQSFAKIGGEKVSLPMVEELLAASLPAQSICAAISVPDLRKGERIVLYHTSRDAQLQQIRESMKQQGHPAIYVPSELRYVEKLPLLGSGKVDYVTIKRMALQDEEQSKGSELR; encoded by the coding sequence TTGAAGCTGCTGCTGCCCCTATTGCGCCCAGCCTTGATGGCTAGCTTTCGGGTGAAAGTCAAAGGGCTGGCGCACTTAACGATTACCGAGAAAACGGTACTTATCCCGAATCATGTCTCTTTGTTGGATGCTGTTCTGCTCGCGTTCATTTTGCCGAGTGAAGTAGCATTTGTGGTGAATACCAAGATCGCCCAGCGGTTTGCGTGGCTGCTCCTTTTTCGGGCACATATTGCGGTAGATCCACTGAATCCTTACTCGGTAAGGACAATGTTGAAGACGGTTCAAAGCGGAACACCGCTGGTTATTTTTCCGGAGGGACGAATTACAACCACAGGCGGCATGATGAAAGTGTATGGAGGCATTGGTTACATTGCTTTGAGATCTCAGGCGCGGATGCTGCCAATTGCCATCAATGGTCTGGAACATTCTAAGCTATCCTATCTGCGCGGCAAACTCAAGCAAATATGGTTCCCAGCAGTGAGTATTACGTTTGGAGAGGCCTTTCAAGTACCTGTGCGTGAAGAACTGTCGAGAAGGATTCAAAAGGAACAAGCAACAGAAACGATCCGCGCTCACATGCAAAATCACTTATTAGCAAGCCGGATGAAGCCGGAGCTCAATTTATTCAATGAACTGTTGATCGCCGCGAAAAAGCACGGCTCGACGACTGTCATTATAGAAGATATTGTTGGCAACGCCACCTTAACATACCGGAAACTTCTGCTCACTACGTATACGATGGCAGGACGTTTGAAAGCGCTGCTTCAAGCTCAGAAGCGAGTTGCGGTACTGCTGCCGAATGCAGCAGCGAATGTAGTTACCTTGTTCTCGCTATTCCGACTAGGCGTGACGCCAGCGATTTTGAACTATTCGGCAGGCAAGCAAGCGATGCTGGATGCTTGCGAAACGGCGTCGGTGAAGACGATCATTACGTCCAGAGCTTTCATAGAGAAAGCGAATCTATCTGATTTTATCCAGAGCGCAAGCGAGATTTTCACCATTATTTATCTGGAAGATGTCAAACAAAGTATCGCGTTCAGCCATAAATGGGCAGGTGTACTCGACTATATGCGCAAAGCGAAAGGGCCTGTCGGCGCGGAGTGGAACGAAGTTGTTCTGTTCACCTCAGGAAGTGAAAGCAAACCTAAAGGTGTCGTGCTCACTCATCGCAATATTTATGCCAACATTCAGCAGGCAAAGGTCGTTATTGCGTTTAACGCTGCGGATATTGTGTTAGGCGCAATGCCGATGTTTCACTCTTTCGGATTGACCGCGGGGACGATGCTGCCGATTCTATCTGGGATGAAAGTGGTTCTGTATCCGAATCCTTTGCATTATAAAGTCATTCCTGAGTTGGTATATGACCGGAATATAACGATTTTATTCGGGACTTCTACCTTTCTATCGGCTTATGCGAGAACGGCGCATCCGTATGATTTTACCCATTCGTTGAAATATGTGGTAGCAGGCGCTGAGAAGTTGAAGGATGAAGTCAGACAAATGTGGGCTGATAAATTCGGGATTCGCGTGCTGGAAGGGTATGGCACAACGGAAACGGCTCCAGTCATCTCCCTGAATACGCCCATGAATGCCAAGAAGGGGACTGTTGGCCGATTGCTGCCGGGTATGCAGTACCGTTTGGAGAAAGTGGAAGGAATATCGCTTGGAGGGAACTTGTTAGTGAAGGGACCCAATGTGATGAAAGGCTACCTGATTCATGGTCAGGGATTCGTTCCTTGCCCAGAGTGGTACAGTTGTGGGGATGTTGTTCATCTGGATGAGATGGGCTATCTAACGATCCAAGCTAGAGTGCAGTCTTTTGCTAAAATTGGCGGAGAGAAAGTCTCGCTTCCTATGGTCGAAGAGTTGTTAGCGGCCAGCCTGCCTGCTCAGTCGATCTGCGCAGCAATCAGTGTCCCAGATCTGCGAAAAGGGGAGCGGATTGTGCTCTATCATACGAGTCGGGATGCTCAGCTCCAACAGATCAGAGAGTCCATGAAGCAGCAAGGGCATCCAGCGATTTATGTGCCCTCCGAGCTTCGATATGTAGAGAAACTGCCGCTGCTGGGCAGTGGCAAAGTCGATTATGTAACCATCAAGCGAATGGCCTTGCAAGATGAGGAGCAATCCAAAGGGAGCGAACTAAGATGA
- the lplT gene encoding lysophospholipid transporter LplT codes for MTLKIKMKPLQTLYVTQFLSAFADNMILFITLAIIKQSAFPAYYIGVVQASFLVAFVILAPFVGAYADKNAKSHVLLVGNAIKGIGIIALFMHLDPAVSYGIVGIGAAVYSPAKYGILPSLAKSDHELLRANARIEGYTIMAILLGSVCGGILAQFSLNGSILVCLGLYLVSLLMSLQIPKIAGNATIRYGKEAKAFVNDVAFLLKDRTTRFSLVGTGSFWMTSSVVRLAIIAWVPAHLGIESVDQISMLVAVTGIGIMIGALLTPKLIPARKYYNSFVFGIVMIVSILLFPLISNLYVTIGLLLLIGFSGGVFIVPMNTVLQDKGQRMIGAGKTIAVQNLLENAMMLAGVGIYTQISADGLSPDSSITGIAVILAGFVGYLILQRQRLKLIA; via the coding sequence ATGACATTAAAAATAAAAATGAAGCCACTCCAGACGTTATATGTGACACAATTCCTCTCCGCTTTCGCTGATAATATGATTCTTTTCATTACGCTGGCAATCATTAAGCAAAGCGCGTTCCCTGCTTATTATATCGGTGTTGTGCAGGCCTCGTTTCTTGTCGCCTTTGTGATCCTGGCGCCTTTCGTTGGCGCCTATGCCGACAAAAATGCCAAGTCCCACGTCCTACTAGTCGGAAATGCTATCAAAGGCATCGGAATTATTGCCTTGTTCATGCACTTGGACCCGGCAGTCAGCTACGGCATCGTAGGAATCGGGGCCGCGGTTTACTCACCGGCCAAATACGGGATACTGCCCTCCTTGGCGAAGTCAGATCATGAACTGCTCAGAGCCAATGCCCGCATAGAGGGCTACACGATTATGGCTATTCTTTTGGGCTCAGTCTGCGGCGGTATTTTGGCTCAATTCTCCCTTAATGGTTCAATTCTTGTATGTCTGGGGCTTTACTTGGTTTCTTTGTTGATGTCCTTGCAGATTCCAAAGATTGCCGGCAATGCCACGATCCGCTATGGAAAAGAAGCGAAAGCTTTTGTGAACGATGTCGCCTTCCTGCTAAAAGATCGCACCACTCGGTTCTCACTCGTTGGCACAGGCTCTTTCTGGATGACTTCCTCGGTTGTTCGTCTGGCTATTATCGCTTGGGTACCGGCGCATTTGGGCATTGAATCCGTCGATCAAATTTCCATGTTGGTGGCAGTCACTGGTATAGGCATTATGATCGGTGCACTGCTGACACCCAAACTGATCCCAGCACGCAAATACTATAATTCGTTCGTATTCGGTATTGTGATGATTGTCAGTATCTTATTGTTTCCGCTTATTTCCAACTTGTATGTGACGATCGGACTATTGCTGCTGATAGGCTTCAGCGGAGGCGTATTTATTGTACCGATGAACACGGTGCTGCAAGATAAAGGACAGCGAATGATAGGCGCTGGGAAGACGATTGCGGTTCAGAATCTCCTTGAAAATGCGATGATGCTTGCCGGAGTTGGCATCTACACCCAAATATCTGCTGATGGTCTTTCCCCGGACAGCTCGATAACAGGGATTGCCGTCATCCTGGCTGGCTTCGTAGGCTACCTTATTTTGCAGCGTCAACGGTTGAAATTAATTGCCTGA
- a CDS encoding diacylglycerol/lipid kinase family protein: protein MKLLGVIVNPLSGDGRGSNIWGEIEPLLKSKGIAYKAKLTTLAGEATHHAVTLLQENKIDQLIVIGGDGTIHEVVGGIMEAAEHGANCRLSVIPAGTGNDFAKAYGIPNNPLQALDIALKAANTVQIDLLKTASGRVAVNSIGAGFDGKVAKLTNEAAYKKWLNRLGLGKIAYFLSILRVFVTYQPCKAWLEVDGTTYEVTDMWLAAIANIPFYGGSIQICPSASSHDGLADIVVIRSRGRFRLLPILFTVYQGKHTQHPAVSFYKGKSISLHTESPLLVQADGEIGGTTPLHIEVIPSGLRVIRAE from the coding sequence ATGAAGTTGCTCGGAGTTATTGTGAATCCACTTTCAGGTGATGGCAGAGGATCTAACATTTGGGGAGAAATTGAGCCATTGCTCAAATCGAAAGGGATTGCCTACAAGGCCAAATTAACGACACTAGCAGGCGAAGCCACCCATCATGCCGTTACACTTCTACAAGAGAATAAGATCGATCAATTAATCGTAATTGGCGGAGATGGCACGATACACGAGGTTGTCGGCGGAATTATGGAGGCTGCTGAACATGGCGCGAACTGCCGTCTTTCGGTCATTCCGGCGGGGACAGGCAATGATTTCGCCAAAGCGTATGGGATTCCTAATAATCCCTTGCAAGCGTTGGATATCGCACTGAAAGCTGCAAACACCGTACAGATCGATCTGCTAAAAACAGCCAGCGGACGCGTCGCAGTGAACAGCATTGGAGCTGGTTTCGATGGCAAGGTCGCCAAGCTGACGAATGAAGCAGCCTACAAGAAATGGCTTAATCGTCTAGGCCTAGGCAAAATAGCCTACTTCCTTTCAATCTTGCGTGTATTCGTTACTTATCAACCTTGTAAAGCCTGGTTAGAGGTGGATGGAACCACCTATGAAGTAACAGATATGTGGCTGGCGGCTATTGCCAATATACCTTTTTACGGCGGCTCCATCCAAATATGCCCGTCTGCTTCCTCTCACGACGGCTTGGCTGATATCGTCGTTATCCGAAGCAGAGGGCGATTCCGGCTGCTGCCTATTCTTTTCACCGTCTATCAAGGCAAACATACCCAGCATCCTGCTGTTTCCTTTTACAAAGGCAAATCTATCTCTTTACACACCGAATCGCCCCTGCTCGTTCAAGCTGATGGAGAGATCGGTGGAACAACACCACTGCATATCGAGGTTATTCCTTCGGGCTTGCGCGTTATTAGAGCGGAGTGA